The following proteins are encoded in a genomic region of Oceaniferula marina:
- the glnD gene encoding [protein-PII] uridylyltransferase: protein MSEQEISVNAQHALHAILDGQLTAQETATLAMQYIKNQEEEIQELHQHGAGGLEIAEARSNLLDYVLDILFRAAIRRQEGKTPTVSLVAQGGYGRRQLNPSSDLDLLFLLPKASHKLPKPISTLIEEVLYTLWDCGFKVGHACRSIGECISEAKADQQSKTAQMDARLISGDDKLFDDFTRKFEKECVQKGQEDFFNLRREDLRRRHSKYSHTVFLQEPHVKESCGGLRDYQNVLWVARVKRGFKSLEELVEAKIITNSTCQQLQAGFDFLHRVRNELHYENGRCTDTLTLRLQGVVANRFAYPQKTILRRCEFFMRDYYRHTRAIYTHSTSLMEYFEIERQERKPQGLLSILPFRTKQAKAEKFDGFIARNGRISLAYKEALEEDPNRLMRLFQHCQLKSLELSPQARRYIHRAAKKIDRSFRYKQANRETFRAILERKGEVGRILRLMHRTTVLDKYLPEFGALDCLVQHEFFHRYTADEHTLRCIDQLDSLVDSPDETDRGRKLYRRLLHNIQDPYALYLALILHDTGRAENVREHIDGSTILADKVCRRLRISGGRRSLIMFLVDHHLTFWRYATSRDLSDITVIEEFANIMKDKANLDALLLFTWADSNGTNEEAWSPWKESLMLQLYEATRLWLRKGKEHFKNTLTDNKDELRTRCRKILSKSYHEEMERHFELMPNAYFRFREPRNISIHIKSVYQFFKRNAKSNGAFECDMRWIDRSDRSHTELVVTAWNRPLFLEKVCCALASQEINIIGADVYTRLDGVVCDIFQVCTVDHEPVTLERDQKRVLETFRAINQDPDPQTHYDPNQYLKRKTNFLRTDVSEGGIPFPTRVHISNDLSDTCTAIEIQALDRIALLHDLFYAVDQLGLATVHARICTEKGAAMNTIYVTWPDGSKIINEEKHEEITEKLGKLIS from the coding sequence GTGTCTGAGCAAGAAATATCCGTTAACGCGCAACATGCGCTCCATGCCATCCTCGATGGTCAGCTCACTGCTCAGGAAACCGCCACACTGGCGATGCAGTACATCAAAAATCAGGAAGAGGAAATCCAGGAACTCCACCAGCACGGCGCCGGCGGTCTGGAGATAGCCGAAGCCCGGTCAAACCTACTCGACTACGTCCTGGATATTCTTTTTCGTGCGGCCATTCGCAGGCAGGAAGGGAAAACACCGACGGTCAGTCTGGTCGCACAGGGTGGCTACGGCCGGCGACAACTCAATCCATCCTCAGACCTCGATCTTCTGTTTCTGCTGCCAAAGGCATCACACAAACTGCCCAAACCCATATCCACCTTGATTGAGGAAGTTCTCTACACCTTGTGGGACTGTGGGTTTAAAGTTGGCCACGCCTGCCGCTCGATCGGTGAATGCATCAGTGAGGCCAAAGCTGACCAACAAAGTAAAACCGCTCAGATGGACGCCCGCCTGATTTCGGGGGATGACAAACTCTTCGATGACTTCACCCGGAAGTTTGAGAAAGAATGTGTGCAAAAAGGCCAGGAAGATTTTTTTAACCTGAGACGTGAAGACCTCAGGCGGCGCCATAGCAAGTACTCCCACACGGTGTTCCTTCAAGAACCGCATGTCAAAGAAAGCTGCGGAGGTTTGAGGGATTATCAAAACGTCCTCTGGGTTGCCCGTGTCAAGCGCGGCTTCAAATCGCTCGAAGAACTGGTCGAGGCAAAAATCATCACCAATAGCACCTGCCAGCAACTTCAGGCGGGGTTCGACTTTCTACACCGAGTTCGCAACGAACTGCACTATGAAAACGGGCGCTGCACCGACACCCTGACGCTACGCCTGCAAGGAGTGGTGGCAAACCGCTTTGCCTACCCCCAAAAAACCATCTTACGCCGCTGTGAGTTTTTCATGCGCGACTACTACCGGCACACCCGGGCCATCTACACCCACAGCACCTCGCTGATGGAATACTTCGAGATCGAAAGACAGGAACGCAAACCCCAAGGGCTGCTCAGCATCCTCCCGTTTCGAACCAAACAAGCGAAAGCCGAAAAGTTCGATGGATTCATTGCCCGCAACGGCCGAATCTCCCTCGCCTACAAAGAGGCATTGGAAGAAGACCCCAACCGCTTGATGCGCCTCTTCCAACATTGCCAGCTAAAATCACTCGAGCTCAGCCCTCAAGCCCGGCGCTACATCCACCGCGCAGCAAAAAAAATCGACCGCTCGTTCCGCTACAAACAAGCCAACCGCGAAACATTCCGCGCCATTCTCGAACGCAAGGGAGAGGTCGGACGTATCCTTAGGCTGATGCACCGAACCACCGTGCTCGACAAATACCTTCCCGAATTCGGAGCTCTCGACTGCTTGGTCCAACACGAATTCTTCCACCGCTACACCGCAGACGAACACACGCTTCGCTGCATTGACCAATTAGACAGCTTGGTCGATTCTCCGGATGAAACCGACCGTGGGCGCAAACTCTACCGCAGACTCTTACACAACATCCAGGATCCCTACGCACTCTATCTGGCACTCATCCTGCACGACACCGGTCGGGCTGAAAATGTTCGCGAGCACATTGACGGCTCAACCATTCTCGCGGATAAAGTCTGCCGCAGGCTCAGAATCTCAGGAGGGCGCCGAAGCCTGATTATGTTTCTCGTCGACCACCATCTCACTTTTTGGCGCTATGCCACCAGCCGGGATTTATCCGACATCACCGTGATCGAAGAGTTTGCCAACATCATGAAAGACAAGGCCAATCTGGATGCACTGCTGCTGTTCACCTGGGCCGACTCTAACGGAACCAATGAAGAGGCCTGGTCGCCATGGAAAGAATCCCTGATGCTTCAACTCTATGAGGCAACCCGCCTCTGGCTGAGAAAAGGTAAGGAGCACTTCAAAAACACCCTCACCGACAATAAAGACGAACTGCGAACCCGCTGCCGTAAAATTCTATCCAAGTCCTATCACGAAGAGATGGAGCGGCACTTCGAGCTGATGCCCAATGCCTATTTCCGGTTCAGGGAACCGCGCAATATCTCCATTCACATCAAGTCCGTTTACCAATTTTTCAAACGCAACGCAAAATCCAATGGGGCCTTTGAATGTGACATGCGTTGGATCGACCGCTCGGACCGATCCCACACCGAGCTTGTGGTCACCGCTTGGAACCGTCCATTGTTCCTCGAAAAAGTTTGCTGTGCGCTGGCATCCCAGGAAATCAACATCATCGGCGCGGATGTTTACACCCGGCTCGACGGCGTGGTCTGCGATATTTTCCAGGTGTGCACCGTCGACCACGAACCGGTGACATTGGAACGTGATCAAAAGCGTGTTCTGGAAACATTCCGGGCCATCAATCAGGATCCGGATCCTCAGACACATTACGACCCAAACCAATACCTCAAACGTAAAACCAATTTCCTCCGGACCGATGTCTCTGAAGGTGGGATCCCCTTCCCCACCCGTGTGCATATCAGCAATGATTTGAGTGACACCTGCACCGCCATTGAAATCCAAGCTCTGGACAGGATCGCCTTACTCCACGATTTGTTTTATGCCGTCGACCAGTTAGGGCTAGCCACCGTACACGCACGTATTTGCACAGAAAAAGGAGCCGCGATGAATACCATCTACGTCACCTGGCCGGATGGCAGCAAAATCATCAATGAAGAAAAGCACGAGGAGATCACAGAAAAACTCGGTAAGCTCATCAGCTAA
- a CDS encoding dihydrofolate reductase family protein gives MNISVYIAISTDGFIARDDGDVSWLDSFNQDPESDYGFGTFFASVDCLVMGRKTFEKVLSFNDWPYANKQVAVLSQRGTSIPDTLSDTVECMHGEPEEIVNDLAKRGFKHLYIDGGETIRRFLASHLIDDLILTRAPLLLGSGISLFNRLEKEIPLKHLDSKSFSNGLVQDHYRIQKTKVKIT, from the coding sequence ATGAACATTTCAGTCTATATTGCCATCTCAACCGACGGTTTTATTGCGCGCGATGATGGAGACGTCAGTTGGCTTGATTCCTTCAATCAGGATCCTGAAAGCGACTACGGGTTCGGCACCTTTTTTGCATCGGTGGACTGCCTTGTCATGGGTCGAAAAACCTTCGAGAAAGTACTTTCATTCAACGACTGGCCTTACGCAAACAAACAGGTAGCCGTTCTTAGTCAGCGAGGCACAAGCATCCCTGACACATTATCCGACACCGTGGAGTGCATGCATGGAGAACCGGAAGAAATCGTCAACGATCTTGCCAAACGGGGATTCAAACACCTCTACATCGATGGCGGTGAAACCATCAGGAGGTTCCTGGCCTCTCATCTGATTGACGATCTTATCTTAACCAGAGCCCCCCTGCTGCTCGGGTCGGGCATCTCACTCTTCAACAGACTTGAAAAAGAAATCCCGCTCAAGCATCTCGACTCAAAGTCATTTTCCAACGGACTTGTTCAGGATCATTACCGAATCCAAAAAACAAAGGTAAAGATCACCTAG
- a CDS encoding HAD-IIA family hydrolase, translated as MSQSTLKKVGFLLDMDGVIYRGNELIPGSDTFLKKLKSLEIPYMFLTNNSQRTRRDVALKLTRMGIEAKPEEIFTCAMATARYLALKKPNGTAYVIGENGLTAALHQNGYTVVDDEPDFVVVGEGRTINFEMIEKAVRLVAKGASLIATNLDAVCPTEQGIRPGCGAIVAMIESATGKKAFSVGKPSPVMMRMARKELGLSTDETIMVGDTMYTDVLGAVQMGYRSVLVLSGHTEEKSISNYAYAPDLVASCLNEIPETFYLTHG; from the coding sequence ATGTCTCAATCTACACTCAAGAAAGTCGGATTCCTTCTCGACATGGATGGTGTCATTTACCGTGGAAATGAACTCATTCCAGGGTCTGACACCTTCCTAAAAAAGCTCAAGTCCCTCGAAATCCCCTACATGTTTCTCACCAACAACAGCCAGCGAACGCGCCGGGATGTTGCATTGAAACTCACCCGGATGGGGATCGAAGCCAAACCAGAGGAAATTTTCACCTGCGCCATGGCTACCGCTCGCTACTTGGCACTCAAAAAACCAAACGGAACCGCCTATGTCATCGGAGAGAATGGCCTGACCGCGGCCCTCCACCAAAACGGCTACACGGTCGTCGATGACGAACCCGATTTTGTTGTCGTCGGGGAGGGACGGACCATCAACTTCGAAATGATTGAAAAAGCCGTCCGCCTCGTGGCCAAGGGAGCCTCCCTGATTGCCACCAACCTCGATGCCGTCTGCCCCACGGAACAAGGTATTCGCCCGGGCTGTGGTGCCATTGTCGCCATGATCGAAAGCGCCACAGGAAAAAAAGCGTTCTCCGTAGGAAAACCAAGTCCAGTGATGATGCGTATGGCTCGAAAAGAGTTGGGGCTCAGCACGGATGAAACCATCATGGTTGGGGACACCATGTACACCGACGTGCTCGGAGCCGTGCAGATGGGATACCGATCCGTGCTCGTCCTGAGTGGCCACACCGAAGAAAAAAGCATCAGCAACTACGCCTACGCACCCGACCTTGTGGCCTCCTGTCTCAACGAGATCCCGGAAACGTTTTATCTCACCCACGGGTAG
- a CDS encoding YkgJ family cysteine cluster protein, whose amino-acid sequence MTMESEVSKEPEVWYQCDRCTVCCKWPGDVRVEPGEIEKIAAFLGMETQAFIDRFTRLRTNRSGLSLIEKENHECIMLDGKNCRINPVKPEQCKGFPNYWNFPGWQEQCQAKPIPMDRAREMGLVDERPGPRAV is encoded by the coding sequence ATGACGATGGAATCCGAGGTATCAAAGGAACCCGAAGTGTGGTACCAATGTGACCGATGTACGGTCTGTTGCAAGTGGCCTGGTGATGTTCGGGTCGAACCCGGGGAAATCGAGAAGATTGCGGCATTTCTCGGTATGGAGACGCAGGCATTCATCGACCGGTTTACTCGTTTGCGGACCAATCGCAGCGGATTGTCCCTGATCGAAAAGGAGAACCACGAGTGCATCATGCTAGATGGCAAAAACTGCCGGATCAACCCGGTCAAGCCGGAGCAGTGTAAGGGCTTTCCCAATTACTGGAATTTCCCGGGGTGGCAGGAGCAGTGCCAAGCCAAACCCATCCCCATGGATCGCGCCAGGGAGATGGGATTGGTGGATGAGAGACCCGGCCCCCGGGCCGTGTGA
- a CDS encoding N-acetylmuramoyl-L-alanine amidase has translation MKWGNCTWLWSVGAVLAALTWSACSSQPSLTKKDRSGAGSDYGATASTGGMFVPSKPKKSPTKLYAEANVKKSYIPKGRHGRKVTRRMNPRYITIHSTQNYSPSADAWRHSLALNNGKLRARKRRGGNRIGYLTWHYSVDQYRCVQHLPTNEQGEHADFDGPGNNYSIGIEMCENRGNSRRATLERTAKLTAWLMYKHNIPLRKVVPHYHWRRKGLAVEHKNCPHFLLDNGHPGAKWQAYLAKINKYHKSITGGTPVAAPRTTSSSVVKTVPRPSSSTSPTTSRSTASHTSQSLPKGVTRTSSKPKTVSTRSSSSSRSSSRYHTVKKGDTLYGLSRRYKTSVSAIQRANGMSGTMIGIGKKLKIPAS, from the coding sequence ATGAAATGGGGTAATTGTACTTGGCTCTGGAGTGTTGGCGCGGTTTTGGCTGCGTTGACCTGGTCGGCTTGCTCATCCCAACCGTCCCTGACAAAGAAAGACAGGTCGGGGGCAGGGTCGGATTACGGAGCGACGGCCTCGACCGGCGGGATGTTTGTTCCCTCCAAACCCAAAAAAAGCCCGACGAAGCTGTATGCCGAGGCGAATGTCAAAAAGTCGTATATCCCGAAAGGGCGTCACGGACGGAAGGTGACGCGACGGATGAATCCTCGTTACATTACGATTCACAGTACCCAGAACTATTCTCCTAGCGCCGATGCCTGGCGCCACTCGCTGGCCTTGAACAATGGGAAGCTCAGAGCCCGTAAGCGCCGCGGTGGAAACCGCATCGGGTACCTCACCTGGCACTATTCAGTGGACCAGTACCGTTGTGTGCAGCATCTGCCAACCAACGAACAAGGTGAGCACGCTGATTTTGACGGACCCGGGAACAACTACAGTATCGGGATTGAAATGTGCGAAAACCGGGGGAATAGCCGCCGGGCAACCTTGGAGCGCACGGCCAAACTGACGGCCTGGTTGATGTATAAACACAACATCCCACTGCGCAAGGTGGTTCCACATTACCACTGGCGCCGCAAAGGGCTTGCCGTCGAGCACAAAAATTGCCCGCATTTTCTTCTCGATAACGGACATCCGGGAGCCAAGTGGCAGGCGTATCTGGCAAAGATCAATAAATACCATAAATCGATTACAGGGGGAACTCCCGTTGCCGCTCCTCGCACGACCAGTAGCTCAGTGGTAAAAACCGTGCCTCGGCCATCCTCATCGACCAGTCCAACGACCTCTCGGAGCACAGCTTCTCATACATCGCAGTCCCTGCCCAAAGGAGTCACTCGCACAAGCTCGAAGCCCAAGACTGTCAGCACGCGCAGTTCTTCCAGCTCCCGCTCGTCTTCCCGTTATCACACGGTGAAGAAAGGGGACACCTTGTATGGTTTGTCACGTCGCTACAAAACCTCGGTCAGCGCCATCCAACGCGCCAATGGGATGAGTGGGACGATGATCGGTATTGGCAAAAAACTGAAAATCCCAGCATCGTAG
- a CDS encoding LOG family protein, translated as MGRQVLREIDSIAAFRRQHGKLKGAVVQGLDLRLQDLDWSEVDCEGAVFLGCGFPDGVDLESLRKKGALIFPTIPGLPYHPHRHALYSREELMEGWTHEEDLSRDKRIYDHFHEQGRTQADVLELMAQRIHDHAIDDALGDLLEGRVENDGKKKVVGIMGGHSTPRTDPYFRKVALIARALTQRGYYIASGGGPGIMEAANLGAWMGNSSVEALDEALEILCEAPVYTDEHYVQRAQQVLEMHPHGCSSLAVPTWFYGHEPTNLFSLRIAKYFSNSIREDGLLAISHYGIIYAPGSAGTTQEIFMDATQNHYVTFDYVSPMVFLGKQRYQQDTMLFDCISQLAEGKKYADYLLCTDDENEVVEAISSYQLAGK; from the coding sequence ATGGGACGTCAGGTATTGAGAGAGATCGATAGTATTGCTGCATTTCGTCGTCAGCATGGGAAGCTCAAGGGAGCGGTGGTTCAGGGCCTGGACCTTAGGCTCCAGGATTTGGATTGGTCCGAAGTTGATTGTGAGGGAGCGGTGTTCCTTGGTTGTGGCTTCCCCGATGGCGTGGATCTCGAGAGTTTGCGGAAAAAAGGAGCTTTGATTTTTCCGACCATTCCGGGTTTGCCCTACCACCCTCATCGACACGCCTTGTATTCTCGTGAGGAATTGATGGAGGGCTGGACCCACGAGGAGGACCTCAGCCGGGATAAACGGATTTACGATCATTTCCACGAGCAAGGGAGAACCCAGGCCGATGTGCTTGAATTAATGGCCCAGCGAATCCATGACCACGCAATCGATGACGCCTTGGGCGATTTGCTTGAAGGGAGGGTTGAAAATGACGGTAAAAAGAAAGTGGTCGGCATCATGGGGGGGCACAGCACGCCTCGGACCGATCCGTATTTCCGCAAGGTCGCTCTGATTGCCCGAGCGTTGACCCAGAGAGGTTATTATATCGCTTCCGGCGGTGGTCCCGGGATCATGGAGGCCGCCAATCTGGGAGCATGGATGGGGAACTCATCCGTGGAGGCATTGGATGAAGCTCTGGAAATTCTTTGTGAAGCTCCAGTCTATACCGATGAACATTATGTGCAGCGAGCCCAGCAAGTGCTGGAAATGCATCCACATGGGTGCTCAAGTCTGGCGGTTCCCACCTGGTTTTACGGGCATGAACCCACGAATTTGTTTTCACTCCGAATCGCGAAGTACTTTTCCAATAGTATTCGGGAAGATGGCTTACTCGCCATTTCCCATTACGGGATCATCTATGCCCCTGGAAGTGCCGGCACCACTCAGGAGATCTTCATGGATGCCACCCAAAACCACTACGTTACCTTCGATTACGTGAGCCCGATGGTTTTCCTGGGTAAGCAGCGCTATCAGCAAGACACCATGCTTTTTGATTGTATCTCGCAATTGGCAGAGGGGAAAAAATACGCAGATTACCTGCTCTGCACCGATGATGAAAATGAAGTGGTTGAAGCCATTTCATCATACCAGCTGGCTGGTAAATGA
- the hpt gene encoding hypoxanthine phosphoribosyltransferase codes for MHEDIEKVLIDEDVIRRRLVVLAERIIADFEGKPMVAVALLKGAVLFVADLIRHIPLPMEFELLNVSSYHGGLKSSGEVLFLDNHQPDLHGKHVLLLDDILDTGLTMEAVTKKLKDQGAEDVKTCVLLAKDIPRDTVKEADYTGFVIANEFVVGYGLDYQDRYRNLPYVGILKEEVISS; via the coding sequence ATGCATGAGGATATAGAGAAGGTTCTGATTGATGAGGATGTGATTCGTCGCCGTCTGGTGGTGTTGGCCGAAAGGATCATTGCAGACTTTGAGGGGAAGCCGATGGTGGCCGTGGCCTTGTTGAAAGGAGCTGTGTTATTCGTTGCGGACCTGATCCGCCATATCCCTTTGCCGATGGAGTTTGAACTGCTTAATGTTTCCAGTTACCATGGTGGATTGAAGAGTAGTGGGGAGGTGCTTTTCCTCGATAACCATCAGCCGGACCTTCATGGTAAACATGTGCTCTTGCTGGATGATATTCTCGATACTGGCCTGACCATGGAGGCAGTGACGAAAAAGCTGAAGGATCAAGGGGCGGAGGATGTAAAAACCTGCGTCTTACTGGCCAAGGACATTCCGAGGGATACGGTGAAAGAGGCCGATTACACCGGCTTCGTCATCGCGAATGAATTTGTTGTGGGTTATGGGTTGGATTATCAGGACCGTTACCGCAATCTTCCCTATGTCGGGATTTTGAAAGAAGAGGTGATTTCATCTTAA
- a CDS encoding DUF3142 domain-containing protein: protein MAQEVYVWQRVWTDPVGAAVKERAEQFDGVCVLVAEVDRKGDGSWEVQRFADPEAYARGHEVSLAVRIASGASISAWDRESCDRIVSLLGHYAGMTSVFQIDYDCPSGKLSDYVRLCAALRRAFPDHRLELTCLPDWLGRDGFSSLVEYADRYVMQVHGLLGYGGGQRLCDPELAREAAWQCGELGVPFLIALPTYRHAVGVGVDGGILDVVSEGEELRQGVTYQLRGADHQEMASLVREWEESRPESMIGVIWYRLPVDGESMNWTWASLQRVMQGMEVEKQWSMKMEPQDDGMYLLKLENKTVANLELPRVLQVSWLSGYCLTSDGMGAYKVSHLERDSKAVLKWQGGDPRPMPPGTSLAVAWFRYHVQPEAGFRIIECRE from the coding sequence ATGGCGCAGGAGGTCTATGTTTGGCAGCGGGTGTGGACTGATCCGGTGGGGGCTGCTGTCAAGGAACGGGCCGAACAATTCGACGGAGTTTGTGTATTAGTGGCTGAGGTGGATCGAAAAGGTGATGGTTCGTGGGAGGTTCAACGGTTTGCAGATCCGGAGGCCTATGCCCGTGGTCACGAGGTTTCACTAGCCGTCCGGATTGCCTCCGGAGCTTCGATATCCGCCTGGGACCGGGAAAGTTGTGACCGGATTGTGTCTTTGTTGGGCCACTATGCCGGGATGACCTCTGTTTTTCAAATCGACTACGACTGTCCCTCTGGCAAGCTCTCGGATTATGTTCGCTTGTGCGCTGCTCTTCGCCGTGCGTTTCCTGATCATCGGCTCGAGCTGACGTGTTTGCCAGACTGGTTGGGGCGGGACGGGTTTAGTTCGTTGGTGGAGTATGCTGACAGGTATGTGATGCAAGTGCATGGCTTGTTAGGATATGGGGGCGGACAGCGGCTGTGTGATCCTGAATTGGCGCGTGAGGCAGCTTGGCAGTGTGGTGAGTTGGGGGTTCCTTTTTTGATTGCCTTACCTACGTATCGTCATGCTGTGGGGGTAGGGGTGGATGGTGGGATTCTGGATGTTGTTTCCGAGGGGGAGGAGCTGCGGCAGGGGGTGACCTATCAATTGAGAGGAGCGGATCACCAAGAAATGGCATCTTTGGTTAGGGAATGGGAAGAGAGCCGACCTGAGTCCATGATCGGCGTGATCTGGTATCGACTTCCGGTTGACGGTGAGTCGATGAATTGGACTTGGGCCAGCCTGCAGCGTGTGATGCAGGGGATGGAGGTTGAAAAGCAATGGTCGATGAAAATGGAACCTCAGGATGATGGGATGTATCTACTCAAGCTGGAAAACAAGACCGTGGCCAATCTTGAATTGCCGAGGGTGCTTCAGGTTTCGTGGTTGTCCGGCTATTGCCTTACTTCTGATGGTATGGGAGCATACAAGGTGTCTCATTTGGAGCGCGACTCAAAGGCCGTGCTGAAGTGGCAGGGGGGAGACCCTCGGCCCATGCCGCCGGGAACGTCTTTGGCTGTGGCCTGGTTCCGTTATCATGTTCAGCCTGAGGCCGGGTTTCGAATCATCGAATGCCGGGAATGA
- the floA gene encoding flotillin-like protein FloA (flotillin-like protein involved in membrane lipid rafts), with product MPAPILAELPIGPILLVIALIFGFVFLMILLKFFKTWLRAKLSQATVSMGSLIGMWLRKVPFGLIVDSRITAVKAGLPFTTEMLEAHYLSGGDVAHVVLAMIAADKAGISLSFDRACAIDLATKDTGKTVLEAVRTSINPKVIDCPNPASGSTKITAVAKDGIAVNARARVTVRTNLDRFVGGATEETIIARVGEGIVTSVGSAGSYKNVLENPDSISKLVLQKGVDSSTAFEILSIDIADVDVADNIGARLQAEQAEADKQVAQAKAEMRRAAAVAAEQEMSARTQEMRAKVVEAEAEIPMAMAEAFRNGNLGIMDFVKYQNVTADTRMRDSIAGGDATETSE from the coding sequence ATGCCAGCACCCATTCTAGCCGAACTTCCCATCGGCCCCATCCTACTCGTTATCGCCCTTATCTTCGGATTCGTCTTTTTGATGATTCTTCTGAAGTTCTTCAAAACCTGGCTTCGGGCCAAGCTCTCCCAAGCGACCGTCAGCATGGGCAGCCTGATCGGTATGTGGCTTCGAAAAGTCCCCTTCGGACTGATTGTCGACAGCCGTATCACCGCCGTGAAAGCCGGACTCCCATTCACTACCGAAATGTTGGAAGCCCACTACCTTTCAGGTGGTGACGTTGCCCATGTCGTGCTGGCAATGATCGCGGCTGACAAAGCCGGCATCTCCCTCTCCTTTGACCGAGCCTGCGCGATCGACCTCGCCACCAAAGACACAGGAAAAACCGTGCTCGAAGCTGTCCGAACCTCCATCAACCCGAAAGTCATCGACTGCCCTAACCCGGCAAGCGGCAGCACCAAAATCACGGCCGTGGCCAAAGACGGAATCGCCGTCAACGCCCGCGCCCGAGTCACCGTGCGGACCAACCTCGACCGCTTCGTCGGGGGAGCCACCGAGGAAACCATCATCGCCCGGGTCGGCGAAGGCATTGTGACCTCCGTCGGTTCAGCCGGTTCCTACAAGAATGTGCTCGAAAACCCGGACTCCATTTCCAAACTGGTTTTACAAAAGGGAGTCGATTCTTCGACAGCCTTCGAGATTCTCTCCATCGACATCGCGGATGTGGACGTGGCCGATAACATCGGAGCGCGCCTTCAGGCTGAACAAGCCGAAGCCGACAAGCAAGTGGCTCAGGCAAAAGCAGAAATGCGTCGTGCCGCCGCTGTTGCCGCCGAGCAGGAAATGTCCGCCCGGACCCAGGAAATGCGCGCCAAGGTGGTCGAAGCCGAAGCCGAGATCCCCATGGCCATGGCCGAAGCCTTCCGCAACGGCAACCTCGGCATCATGGACTTCGTCAAATACCAGAATGTCACCGCAGACACCCGCATGCGCGATTCCATCGCCGGAGGTGATGCCACTGAAACATCTGAATAA